The following proteins come from a genomic window of Rutidosis leptorrhynchoides isolate AG116_Rl617_1_P2 chromosome 10, CSIRO_AGI_Rlap_v1, whole genome shotgun sequence:
- the LOC139872101 gene encoding E3 ubiquitin-protein ligase RDUF2-like, translating to MPTASYWCYRCTRFITVANETTVICPHCDGGFIEAVDYTAPANRRRFPANAMYMLGNNRSDLRLRRRNRRNNGDWSPFNPVIVLRGVSDGANDDSGTGDRGFELYYDDGAGSGLQPLPAMMSEFLMGSGFDRLLEQLSQIDITGLNRSEQPPASKFAVESLPTFEVSNLHVSKESHCAICIESFDLGVEVREMPCKHIYHSDCIVPWLSIRNSCPVCRYELPTDSVVTETNSVTTESSNEEVGLTIWRLPGGGFAVGRFNGGRRSGGGDRELPVVYTAEGEGGLSPNSGTPRRIIWESGRYRTSRESGIGRVFRNMFSVFRRSRSNSSTNGRNGGSMNRSRSLSSTIFGRMTSRRNSTWILDEQNGISRW from the coding sequence ATGCCAACGGCGTCGTATTGGTGTTACCGATGCACACGTTTCATCACAGTAGCAAATGAAACCACAGTCATTTGTCCTCACTGCGATGGCGGTTTCATTGAAGCTGTTGATTATACTGCGCCGGCGAACCGTCGTCGTTTTCCGGCCAACGCGATGTACATGCTCGGTAACAACAGGTCAGATCTGAGACTTCGCCGTCGTAATCGACGTAACAACGGCGACTGGTCGCCGTTCAATCCAGTTATTGTTCTTCGTGGTGTTTCCGACGGTGCGAACGACGATTCCGGTACTGGAGATAGAGGTTTTGAACTGTATTACGATGATGGAGCTGGTTCCGGCTTACAGCCTTTACCGGCAATGATGTCGGAGTTTTTAATGGGATCAGGATTCGATCGATTACTTGAACAGTTATCGCAAATCGATATAACCGGATTAAATCGATCGGAACAGCCGCCGGCGTCTAAATTCGCCGTGGAATCGTTACCGACGTTTGAGGTAAGTAATCTACACGTCAGCAAAGAGTCACACTGTGCAATTTGTATTGAATCGTTTGATTTAGGTGTTGAAGTACGTGAAATGCCTTGTAAACATATATATCATTCTGATTGTATTGTTCCATGGTTAAGTATTCGAAACTCGTGTCCTGTATGCCGTTACGAACTTCCTACAGATTCTGTTGTAACAGAAACTAATTCTGTTACAACAGAATCGAGTAATGAAGAAGTAGGATTAACGATATGGAGATTACCTGGTGGCGGATTTGCGGTAGGTAGGTTTAACGGTGGGAGAAGAAGTGGTGGTGGTGATCGAGAGTTGCCGGTAGTTTATACGGCGGAAGGGGAAGGCGGATTGAGCCCTAATTCCGGTACACCTAGGAGGATTATTTGGGAGTCTGGAAGGTATAGGACAAGTAGAGAGAGTGGAATTGGGAGAGTGTTTCGGAATATGTTTTCGGTGTTTAGGAGAAGTAGGTCGAATTCGAGTACGAATGGACGGAATGGTGGTTCGATGAATAGAAGTAGGAGTTTATCGAGTACAATTTTTGGTAGGATGACATCCAGGAGAAATAGTACTTGGATTTTGGATGAACAAAATGGTATTTCAAGATGGTAA